A part of Penaeus vannamei isolate JL-2024 unplaced genomic scaffold, ASM4276789v1 unanchor903, whole genome shotgun sequence genomic DNA contains:
- the LOC113806693 gene encoding probable methylthioribulose-1-phosphate dehydratase isoform X1: MSEDDNSEVPFKEEEEEEEEVPPKKKRGRPKRSLVSTEETGSELADMGDADGRPLTRKRGRKKKTLYFDNDSGSDDEVIHQIGTKIKKKRGRQKGHTLNSGTWVAKKPLGRPRVSYASSTRGKKNPSELICELGQVFYNLGWVSGTGGGISIKQGEKIFVAPSGVQKERLKPEDLFVLNAAGDELEVPADKQLRKSQCTPLFMLAYQMRGAGAVIHSHSKASVMATLAYAGSEFKVTHLEMIKGIKCASEDRQMRYDEEVVVPIIDNTPFEADLADSMAQALELYPDTNAVLVRRHGVYVWGDTWEKAKTMAECYDYLFDIAVQMTKFGLDPSKPAEDEAKTEQVNGK, from the exons atgtcaGAAGATGATAACTCAGAGGTGCCCttcaaagaagaggaggaagaggaggaagaggtcccTCCTAAGAAGAAACGTGGCCGACCAAAGCGTTCCTTAGTGAGCACTGAAGAGACGGGCTCCGAGTTGGCGGACATGGGCGATGCAGATGGCAGGCCCCTCACCAGGAAACGcggtaggaagaagaaaacccTCTACTTTGATAATGATTCAGGAAGTGACGATGAAGTGATCCATCAGATTGgcacaaagataaagaagaaacgcGGGCGGCAAAAGGGACATACTCTAAATAGTG GGACTTGGGTAGCAAAGAAACCCTTAGGACGACCGAGGGTCTCCTACGCGAGCAGCACAAGGGGGAAGAAGAACCCCAGTGAACTGATATGCGAGCTAGGACAGGTTTTCTATAACCTTGGATGGGTTAGTGGGACAGGAGGAGGCATCAGCATAAAGCAggg GGAGAAAATTTTTGTGGCTCCCTCCGGTGTCCAGAAGGAACGTTTAAAGCCAGAGGATTTGTTTGTCCTCAATGCAGCAGGTGATGAATTGGAAGTCCCAGCAGATAAGCAGCTAAGGAAGAGCCAGTGCACCCCACTTTTTATGCTGGCTTACCAAA TGCGAGGAGCTGGGGCTGTTATACACAGTCACTCAAAGGCATCTGTGATGGCGACACTAGCCTATGCTGGGTCAGAGTTCAAGGTTACCCATTTGGAAATGATTAAA GGTATTAAGTGTGCCTCAGAAGATAGGCAGATGAGGTATGATGAGGAGGTGGTCGTGCCCATTATTGACAATACACCTTTTGAAGCAGATTTGGCAGATAGCATGGCACAG GCATTGGAGCTTTACCCTGACACAAATGCTGTGTTGGTTAGACGACATGGTGTTTATGTGTGGGGCGATACATGGGAAAAGGCCAAGACAAT GGCAGAATGTTATGATTACTTGTTTGATATAGCAGTTCAGATGACCAAGTTTGGACTCGACCCTTCAAAGCCCGCGGAAGATGAGGCCAAAACAGAACAAGTGAATGGGAAATGA
- the LOC113806693 gene encoding probable methylthioribulose-1-phosphate dehydratase isoform X2: MSEDDNSEVPFKEEEEEEEEVPPKKKRGRPKRSLVSTEETGSELADMGDADGRPLTRKRGTWVAKKPLGRPRVSYASSTRGKKNPSELICELGQVFYNLGWVSGTGGGISIKQGEKIFVAPSGVQKERLKPEDLFVLNAAGDELEVPADKQLRKSQCTPLFMLAYQMRGAGAVIHSHSKASVMATLAYAGSEFKVTHLEMIKGIKCASEDRQMRYDEEVVVPIIDNTPFEADLADSMAQALELYPDTNAVLVRRHGVYVWGDTWEKAKTMAECYDYLFDIAVQMTKFGLDPSKPAEDEAKTEQVNGK, from the exons atgtcaGAAGATGATAACTCAGAGGTGCCCttcaaagaagaggaggaagaggaggaagaggtcccTCCTAAGAAGAAACGTGGCCGACCAAAGCGTTCCTTAGTGAGCACTGAAGAGACGGGCTCCGAGTTGGCGGACATGGGCGATGCAGATGGCAGGCCCCTCACCAGGAAACGcg GGACTTGGGTAGCAAAGAAACCCTTAGGACGACCGAGGGTCTCCTACGCGAGCAGCACAAGGGGGAAGAAGAACCCCAGTGAACTGATATGCGAGCTAGGACAGGTTTTCTATAACCTTGGATGGGTTAGTGGGACAGGAGGAGGCATCAGCATAAAGCAggg GGAGAAAATTTTTGTGGCTCCCTCCGGTGTCCAGAAGGAACGTTTAAAGCCAGAGGATTTGTTTGTCCTCAATGCAGCAGGTGATGAATTGGAAGTCCCAGCAGATAAGCAGCTAAGGAAGAGCCAGTGCACCCCACTTTTTATGCTGGCTTACCAAA TGCGAGGAGCTGGGGCTGTTATACACAGTCACTCAAAGGCATCTGTGATGGCGACACTAGCCTATGCTGGGTCAGAGTTCAAGGTTACCCATTTGGAAATGATTAAA GGTATTAAGTGTGCCTCAGAAGATAGGCAGATGAGGTATGATGAGGAGGTGGTCGTGCCCATTATTGACAATACACCTTTTGAAGCAGATTTGGCAGATAGCATGGCACAG GCATTGGAGCTTTACCCTGACACAAATGCTGTGTTGGTTAGACGACATGGTGTTTATGTGTGGGGCGATACATGGGAAAAGGCCAAGACAAT GGCAGAATGTTATGATTACTTGTTTGATATAGCAGTTCAGATGACCAAGTTTGGACTCGACCCTTCAAAGCCCGCGGAAGATGAGGCCAAAACAGAACAAGTGAATGGGAAATGA